One genomic segment of Thermodesulfobacterium sp. TA1 includes these proteins:
- a CDS encoding protein-L-isoaspartate(D-aspartate) O-methyltransferase, whose translation MQSFYDKDLYRISREKMVKSQIIARGIKDEKVLRAMLKVPRHLFVEEALRDQAYGDFPLPIGKGQTISQPYIVAFMTEALELKGKERVLEIGTGSGYQTAILAEIALWVYTIERDYELSEKAKKVLLSLGYKNISFKVGDGSLGWPEVAPFDAIIVTAASPQIPQPLIDQLAEGGRLVIPVGDEFSQILIKGIKKNGKLITQTLEPVRFVKLVGAYGFKE comes from the coding sequence ATGCAAAGTTTTTACGACAAAGACCTGTATAGAATTTCTCGGGAAAAAATGGTTAAGTCTCAAATAATAGCCCGAGGTATTAAAGATGAAAAGGTACTTCGGGCTATGTTAAAGGTTCCGAGACATCTCTTTGTAGAGGAGGCTTTAAGAGACCAGGCGTATGGAGATTTTCCTTTACCTATAGGGAAGGGGCAAACCATTTCTCAGCCTTATATCGTTGCTTTTATGACCGAGGCTTTAGAATTAAAAGGTAAAGAAAGGGTTTTAGAAATAGGGACAGGTTCTGGATATCAAACGGCCATCCTTGCGGAGATTGCCTTGTGGGTCTATACTATAGAAAGGGATTACGAGCTTTCTGAAAAAGCAAAAAAGGTGCTTTTAAGTTTAGGTTATAAAAACATTTCTTTTAAAGTTGGAGACGGAAGCTTAGGTTGGCCTGAGGTAGCACCTTTTGATGCTATCATCGTCACCGCAGCTTCTCCTCAAATTCCACAACCTTTGATAGACCAGTTGGCTGAGGGCGGAAGATTGGTTATTCCAGTAGGAGATGAATTTTCTCAAATATTGATAAAAGGGATTAAAAAAAACGGGAAACTTATAACCCAGACTTTAGAACCGGTAAGGTTTGTTAAATTGGTGGGGGCTTATGGATTTAAAGAATAA